Proteins encoded together in one Diabrotica undecimpunctata isolate CICGRU chromosome 3, icDiaUnde3, whole genome shotgun sequence window:
- the LOC140436224 gene encoding uncharacterized protein produces the protein MNFTSMRICMAIEANSSDSKKNVYKFKWLQPTGSRFYYEIPFEKQSQIDHSELFHLKKVKNILASMKTRGSFRTCTIALEDNLKEIYFDSDGDVVYQSEYLQQTLLPVYEKIETAEQFPSFAELLQKFNDTNLPKVEKKNLKKIKDDFVLRNFDGNNVPMNSWLKTFESECLRCEVVADEDKILILRLFLDGIAKEWFESKIITLGLDNSFEVWKINFLDSFCETGWHNHRQAYSFRYIGGSIVDYAFRKENLLLNIKNDFPIDILIDLIVTNLPIYIQDNINRADVTTMEKLVGELRKLESLVIKKKNKLETKPNFYQKSTIIPEEQKTTCQYCDRKGFPGRFHPEAICRLKQKDKKVTKENKSNDIKYINNIAIQETLNETVTEQKN, from the coding sequence atgaattttacatcaatgagaatttgcatggctatagaagcaaacagtagtgatagtaagaaaaatgtatataaatttaagtggctgcagccaacagggtcccgtttttattatgaaatcccctttgaaaaacaaagtcaaattgatcattctgaactatttcatctgaaaaaagtgaagaatatattagcatctatgaaaacaagaggatcctttagaacatgtactatagcattagaagacaatttgaaggagatttattttgattcagatggtgatgtggtttatcaaagtgagtacttacaacagaccttattaccagtgtatgagaagatagaaacagctgaacaatttccatcatttgctgagttgctccagaaatttaatgacacaaatttacctaaagttgaaaagaaaaatttaaaaaaaataaaagatgattttgtacttcgaaattttgatggaaataatgttccaatgaattcatggctcaagaccttcgaatcagaatgtttgcgatgtgaggtggttgctgatgaagacaagattttgattctacgtttgtttcttgatggaatagcaaaagaatggtttgaatcaaaaataataacattaggcttagataacagttttgaggtatggaaaattaattttttagatagtttttgtgaaacaggttggcataatcataggcaagcttattcttttaggtatataggtggtagtattgttgattatgcgtttcgtaaagaaaatttattgctaaatataaagaatgattttcccattgatatactaattgatttaattgtaacaaatttgccaatttatatacaagataatattaatagagccgacgttacaacaatggaaaaattggtaggtgaattacgaaaattggaaagtttagttataaaaaagaagaataaattggagacaaaaccaaatttttatcaaaaatctactataataccagaagaacagaaaactacttgtcaatattgtgatagaaaaggattccctgggaggtttcatccagaggcaatatgccgtttaaagcaaaaagataaaaaggtaacaaaagaaaacaaatcaaatgatattaaatatattaataatattgctatacaggagacattaaatgaaacagtaactgaacaaaaaaactag